In Kangiella koreensis DSM 16069, a single window of DNA contains:
- a CDS encoding MFS transporter — protein sequence MKSSSLTTLEKKSAISLASIFALRMFGLFMLLPVIRVLGEGLEGATLPLLGLAIGIYGLSQAILQLPLGLLSDKIGRKPVIYAGLLVFIVGSLVAANSETVWGLIAGRALQGAGAIASAVMALAADLSRPHQRSKVMAMIGASIGLAFALSLVLGPLLSNWLNLQGLFYVIAILAFLALLVAIFVVPSVRAVDMPTIDLSFAERWRYVTAKGRIFVLALSVFVIHWALVAVFLVVPDKMIASGFELSQHSWIYLVVLALSIAVMLPMMINAEKKGWHRQVMQAAFVLLAMSLLTLLSNWQSLWFWLVVLTLFFAGFNLLEAKLPSTVSNLYGAQYRGTALGIFSTSQFLGAFLGGSVTGYLLPSLGFTGVIWLNIGLMIIAGLALGWLGKLPEVKRWVLELDEADTAKAVQESALKLAGVIEAIADDHKGKVYLRVDDSTIEREELEKLGRIQA from the coding sequence ATGAAATCGTCTTCACTGACCACGCTAGAAAAAAAATCCGCTATTTCGCTAGCCAGCATTTTCGCCTTGCGCATGTTTGGCCTTTTCATGCTGTTGCCGGTTATTCGAGTGCTTGGTGAGGGCCTGGAAGGTGCCACACTACCTCTATTGGGCTTGGCAATTGGTATTTATGGTCTGTCGCAGGCCATCCTGCAACTTCCTTTGGGATTGCTTTCCGACAAAATAGGTCGCAAGCCGGTAATATATGCGGGCTTGTTGGTGTTTATCGTAGGTAGTTTAGTCGCTGCCAATTCCGAAACGGTCTGGGGATTGATTGCTGGCCGTGCATTACAGGGTGCAGGTGCGATTGCCAGTGCGGTCATGGCGTTAGCTGCCGATTTAAGTCGGCCCCATCAGCGTTCGAAAGTCATGGCGATGATTGGCGCCAGTATTGGTCTGGCCTTTGCCTTATCGCTGGTGCTGGGGCCTTTGCTGTCTAATTGGCTCAATTTGCAAGGTCTGTTTTATGTGATTGCCATATTGGCGTTTCTTGCACTGCTGGTTGCCATTTTTGTGGTGCCGAGTGTGCGTGCTGTCGATATGCCAACCATTGACCTGAGCTTTGCCGAGCGCTGGCGCTACGTCACCGCTAAAGGGCGCATCTTCGTACTGGCGTTGTCGGTGTTTGTGATTCATTGGGCGCTGGTTGCAGTGTTCCTGGTTGTGCCCGACAAAATGATTGCCAGTGGTTTTGAGTTGTCTCAGCACTCCTGGATCTATCTAGTGGTGCTGGCGCTTTCCATTGCCGTTATGCTACCGATGATGATCAATGCTGAAAAGAAAGGCTGGCATCGCCAGGTGATGCAGGCGGCTTTCGTGTTACTGGCCATGTCGTTATTAACCTTGCTAAGCAACTGGCAAAGTTTGTGGTTCTGGCTGGTGGTGCTGACCTTGTTTTTCGCCGGCTTTAATTTACTGGAAGCCAAGTTGCCCTCAACAGTATCCAACCTTTATGGTGCTCAATACCGCGGTACAGCTTTAGGCATATTCTCAACCAGTCAATTTTTAGGGGCTTTCCTCGGTGGTAGTGTGACTGGCTATCTGTTGCCAAGCTTGGGCTTCACTGGCGTCATCTGGCTGAATATTGGCTTGATGATTATCGCTGGGCTGGCGCTGGGCTGGCTGGGTAAGCTACCGGAAGTGAAGCGCTGGGTACTGGAGTTGGACGAGGCCGATACGGCTAAAGCTGTGCAAGAATCTGCATTAAAG
- the uvrA gene encoding excinuclease ABC subunit UvrA, which yields MDNIDIRGAKTHNLKNIDLVLPRDKLIVITGLSGSGKSSLAFDTLYAEGQRRYVESLSAYARQFLSLMEKPDVEHIEGLSPAISIEQKSTSHNPRSTVGTITEIYDYLRLLFARVGTPHCPTHHLPLEAQTVSQMVDHVLAQPEGSKLMLLAPVIKNRKGEHIQLLQELQAKGFVRARINGEVHDLSAAPAMELHKKHTIEVIVDRFKVKTDMQQRLAESFETALELSDGIARVASMDEDSEQEDMVFSAKYACPTCGHSIPELEPRIFSFNNPAGACPTCDGLGIDQFFDPDKIITNEDISLAGGAIRGWDRRNVYYFHMLKSLAKHYKFDIEAPWSSLTKKIQDVVLYGSGKTQIDFEYSNDRGDNYQRKHRFEGIIPNMQRRYHETESGAVREELQKYMTTQSCSSCGGTRLNEDSRNVFIDGTTLPQATHWSIEQAHQYFSTLDLPGQRGEIASKVLKEIGQRLSFLVNVGLDYLTLERSADTLSGGEAQRIRLASQIGAGLVGVMYILDEPSIGLHQRDNDRLLQTLTHLRDLGNTVIVVEHDEDAIRAADYIVDIGPGAGVHGGEIVAKGTFEDIKKAKGSLTAQYLTGELKIEVPEKRTPFDAKQTIKVLGATGNNLAQVNLEIPIGLLTCITGVSGSGKSTLINDTLYPIVARDINRSSLQPKPYESIEGLDHIDKVVDIDQSPIGRTPRSNPATYTGIFTPIRELFAGTQESRTRGYKPGRFSFNVKGGRCEACQGDGVIKVEMHFLPDVYVACDVCKGKRYNRETLEILYKGKNIHQVLDLTVEDAREFFDAIPAVARKLQTLIDVGLSYITLGQAATTLSGGEAQRVKLSRELSKRDTGQTLYILDEPTTGLHFHDVNQLLKVLHRLRDHGNTVVVIEHNLDVIKTADWIVDLGPEGGNKGGQIIATGTPEDVAKVKQSYTGKYLKPMLK from the coding sequence ATGGACAACATTGACATCCGCGGTGCCAAGACCCACAACCTGAAAAATATTGACCTCGTTCTACCTCGCGATAAGCTAATCGTCATTACCGGTTTGTCCGGCTCAGGTAAATCATCCCTTGCCTTCGACACGCTTTACGCCGAAGGCCAGCGACGTTATGTGGAATCATTATCCGCTTACGCACGTCAGTTTCTGTCGCTCATGGAAAAACCGGATGTGGAACACATCGAAGGTCTGTCGCCAGCGATTTCCATTGAGCAAAAATCCACATCGCATAACCCACGATCCACGGTGGGTACCATTACCGAGATTTATGACTACTTGCGTCTGCTGTTCGCCCGCGTCGGTACACCGCATTGCCCCACTCACCATTTACCACTCGAAGCGCAAACCGTCAGCCAGATGGTGGATCATGTGTTGGCACAGCCCGAAGGCAGCAAGTTAATGCTGTTAGCACCGGTGATTAAGAACCGTAAAGGCGAGCACATTCAGTTGTTGCAAGAGCTGCAAGCGAAAGGCTTCGTTCGAGCGCGTATCAATGGCGAAGTGCATGACTTATCCGCAGCACCTGCAATGGAACTGCATAAAAAACACACTATTGAAGTCATCGTGGATCGCTTTAAAGTCAAAACCGATATGCAGCAGCGTCTGGCCGAATCCTTTGAGACGGCGCTTGAGTTGTCCGATGGTATTGCTCGTGTTGCTTCGATGGATGAAGACAGTGAACAGGAAGATATGGTCTTTTCGGCCAAATACGCCTGCCCCACTTGTGGTCATTCAATCCCCGAGTTAGAGCCACGAATCTTCTCTTTCAATAACCCAGCCGGTGCCTGCCCCACTTGTGATGGATTGGGCATTGACCAGTTTTTTGATCCGGACAAAATCATCACTAATGAAGATATTTCATTGGCTGGTGGTGCTATTCGAGGCTGGGATCGTCGAAACGTCTATTACTTCCACATGCTGAAGTCATTAGCCAAACACTACAAATTTGACATTGAAGCGCCGTGGAGTAGCTTAACCAAAAAAATTCAGGACGTGGTCTTATACGGCAGTGGCAAAACTCAGATTGACTTTGAATACAGTAATGATCGCGGCGACAACTACCAACGCAAGCATCGTTTCGAAGGCATTATTCCGAACATGCAACGTCGCTACCACGAAACCGAATCCGGTGCGGTGCGCGAAGAATTACAAAAATACATGACCACCCAGTCCTGTAGTTCTTGCGGCGGTACACGTCTGAATGAAGACTCGCGTAATGTATTTATCGATGGCACCACCTTGCCGCAAGCAACCCACTGGTCAATTGAGCAGGCGCATCAGTATTTCAGCACACTAGACCTGCCTGGTCAGCGTGGTGAAATTGCTTCTAAGGTGTTAAAAGAAATTGGCCAGCGCTTAAGTTTCCTGGTCAATGTCGGACTAGACTATCTGACCCTGGAACGAAGCGCCGATACTTTATCGGGCGGTGAAGCACAACGGATTCGTTTGGCCAGCCAGATTGGCGCAGGCCTGGTCGGCGTAATGTATATTCTCGATGAACCATCAATTGGTCTGCATCAACGTGATAACGATCGTCTGCTACAAACACTGACTCATCTGCGTGATCTGGGCAACACTGTCATCGTAGTTGAGCATGATGAAGATGCAATTCGTGCCGCTGACTATATCGTGGATATTGGCCCGGGCGCAGGTGTACATGGTGGTGAAATCGTCGCTAAAGGTACTTTCGAAGATATTAAAAAAGCCAAGGGCTCGTTAACGGCTCAATACTTGACGGGTGAGCTTAAAATTGAAGTGCCAGAGAAACGTACGCCGTTCGATGCCAAGCAAACGATTAAAGTTCTGGGCGCAACGGGCAACAACCTGGCTCAAGTCAACCTTGAAATTCCGATTGGACTGCTAACCTGCATAACCGGTGTTTCAGGCTCAGGTAAATCAACCCTGATCAATGACACCCTTTATCCAATTGTCGCGCGCGACATTAATCGCTCCAGTTTGCAGCCGAAACCTTATGAATCGATTGAAGGTCTAGACCATATCGACAAAGTGGTTGATATTGACCAAAGCCCGATTGGTCGTACACCGCGATCAAATCCTGCGACTTATACCGGCATTTTTACACCGATTCGCGAACTGTTTGCCGGTACACAAGAATCACGCACACGCGGTTATAAACCTGGTCGCTTTAGTTTTAACGTCAAAGGCGGACGCTGCGAAGCCTGTCAGGGCGATGGCGTTATCAAAGTAGAAATGCACTTCTTGCCAGATGTCTATGTAGCCTGTGATGTGTGTAAGGGTAAACGCTACAACCGCGAAACCCTGGAAATTTTATACAAAGGTAAAAATATTCACCAAGTATTGGATTTGACGGTAGAAGATGCCCGCGAATTCTTTGATGCCATTCCGGCAGTCGCGCGTAAATTACAAACCTTGATAGACGTTGGCTTGTCATACATCACACTCGGCCAGGCTGCGACAACTCTTTCCGGCGGTGAAGCACAACGTGTGAAGTTATCGCGCGAACTATCCAAACGCGATACGGGGCAGACGCTCTATATTCTTGATGAACCGACCACAGGCTTGCACTTCCACGATGTTAATCAACTACTCAAAGTTCTGCATCGCCTGCGCGATCACGGCAACACAGTAGTCGTCATCGAGCACAACCTGGACGTCATCAAAACCGCCGACTGGATTGTCGATCTCGGCCCAGAAGGTGGTAACAAAGGAGGACAGATCATCGCCACAGGTACGCCGGAAGACGTCGCTAAAGTTAAACAATCTTATACAGGCAAATACCTGAAACCAATGTTGAAGTAA
- a CDS encoding TerC family protein: MDLFTIENLFTLGMLIVLQAVLGFDNLLYISLESKRAPLEKQKQVRWLGIGLAVVLRIILLFVLVELIKYVQGELFTIPWTGFIEATFTFESIIVLFGGVFIMYTAVKEIWHMMALEVGDGKDRKPQSAAKIITLIVLMNLVFSFDSILSAMALTDNFWIMAIAIIISGVLMIWLADMVSSFLQKNRMFEVLGLFILLVVGIMLLADGGHKSELLLFGYPIEPMNKATFYFVIAIMVLSDIVQSRYQKRIMRKKEAAALAKLEQEAQEDIL, from the coding sequence ATGGATCTATTTACCATCGAAAACTTATTCACACTTGGAATGCTTATTGTTTTGCAGGCCGTATTGGGTTTTGACAATTTGCTGTACATCTCGCTTGAATCAAAGCGCGCACCGCTGGAAAAGCAAAAGCAGGTGCGCTGGCTGGGTATCGGTTTGGCAGTAGTATTAAGAATTATATTGCTGTTTGTTTTGGTTGAGTTGATTAAATATGTGCAGGGTGAGTTATTTACCATACCTTGGACTGGCTTTATTGAAGCAACCTTTACCTTTGAAAGTATCATCGTGCTATTTGGTGGTGTTTTTATTATGTACACCGCGGTTAAAGAAATCTGGCACATGATGGCGCTCGAAGTCGGTGACGGTAAAGATCGTAAACCTCAATCGGCTGCTAAAATTATTACCTTAATTGTCTTAATGAACCTGGTCTTTTCTTTCGACTCTATTTTAAGCGCCATGGCGCTGACCGATAATTTCTGGATCATGGCGATCGCGATTATTATCAGTGGCGTGCTGATGATCTGGCTGGCGGATATGGTATCGAGTTTTCTGCAAAAGAACCGCATGTTTGAAGTGTTAGGGTTATTTATCTTATTGGTCGTCGGTATCATGTTACTCGCTGATGGTGGTCATAAATCTGAACTACTGTTATTCGGTTATCCCATCGAACCGATGAACAAAGCGACCTTCTACTTTGTGATAGCGATCATGGTACTCAGCGACATCGTTCAGTCGCGTTATCAAAAGCGCATCATGAGAAAGAAAGAAGCAGCCGCACTCGCCAAGTTAGAGCAGGAAGCTCAGGAAGATATTCTTTAG
- a CDS encoding peptidylprolyl isomerase: MRILHCLTALSHHSKLAKPLSLAFFTLFFAGCSVLTPKAAPCVETQVLYRLADMRQINETAFNKALACDNLETVQLALINLGRIGDEQASNLILPLLKHSNARVRETAAFALGISLHKPATPNLIEQLEQEKNSKVRAAIVLAIGNLGGDQSVHTLARLIENTEDAQVANAAMQGLGIMSVFHRHLLTGDTEIEVARVIDRLRDEETALKASFLLARVPLLRDPHVPDVIALLRDKNNSLDSATQAFMIRALSRLGHKDITPFLWEKVGGENNAIQIAAAQALGIRTLTSADQIQALNDLALKESPALQVTVLQSARRWMTPQTLKALRESDNSWVQSAAFLATNDKAQPEVQKLVKAWLESDDPNHQRAVIQYFVELDMPPVLKQLAESDKAIIRIGAQRALNTYQEPKTEPQATPAELPDLLEKGAAKVKLTTTQGDIVIRLFKDTPYTSANFLRLAESGFYENTYFHRVIPNFVAQGGSQLGDGSGSVGYSIREELNQRSHLKGTIGMATAGKDTGGAQFFFNLAPNLHLDSNYTVFAEVVEGMDIVMSLEQNDQILKAEIIK; this comes from the coding sequence ATGCGCATTTTACATTGCCTCACTGCACTAAGCCACCATAGCAAGCTCGCAAAACCACTATCGCTCGCCTTTTTCACTCTATTTTTCGCTGGCTGTAGCGTTTTGACTCCTAAGGCAGCGCCTTGCGTAGAAACGCAGGTGTTGTATCGACTGGCAGATATGCGACAGATCAATGAGACTGCCTTCAATAAGGCATTGGCCTGTGACAATCTTGAGACTGTGCAATTAGCGTTAATCAATTTAGGACGGATTGGCGATGAACAGGCCAGCAACTTGATTCTGCCTTTGCTCAAGCATTCTAATGCCAGGGTGCGAGAAACTGCCGCCTTTGCTTTGGGCATCAGTTTGCATAAACCAGCGACGCCAAATCTGATTGAGCAACTGGAGCAGGAAAAGAACAGCAAGGTTCGTGCGGCCATAGTACTGGCCATTGGTAACCTTGGCGGCGATCAATCGGTACACACTTTGGCGCGTTTGATTGAGAATACTGAAGACGCACAAGTTGCTAATGCCGCCATGCAAGGCTTAGGCATTATGTCGGTGTTTCATCGTCATCTATTAACCGGTGATACCGAAATTGAGGTAGCGCGAGTGATAGACCGATTGCGCGATGAAGAAACCGCGTTAAAAGCCAGCTTCTTATTAGCCAGAGTGCCTTTGTTAAGAGATCCTCATGTTCCCGATGTTATAGCATTGTTGCGTGACAAGAATAATTCATTGGATAGCGCGACACAGGCTTTTATGATTCGCGCACTGTCTCGATTGGGGCATAAAGACATCACGCCATTTTTGTGGGAAAAGGTTGGTGGTGAAAATAATGCCATTCAAATTGCCGCTGCTCAGGCTCTAGGAATTCGCACCCTCACCAGTGCCGACCAAATACAGGCGTTGAATGACTTAGCTTTAAAAGAAAGCCCTGCTTTACAAGTAACTGTGTTGCAATCAGCTCGACGTTGGATGACACCGCAAACTCTAAAAGCGCTTCGTGAGAGTGACAACAGTTGGGTGCAATCAGCAGCTTTTCTGGCGACCAATGACAAGGCGCAACCCGAAGTGCAGAAGCTGGTCAAAGCCTGGCTCGAATCTGACGACCCTAATCATCAGCGTGCGGTGATCCAATACTTTGTTGAACTGGATATGCCACCAGTTCTAAAGCAACTAGCCGAGAGCGACAAAGCTATCATTCGTATTGGTGCCCAGCGTGCCTTAAACACCTATCAAGAACCTAAAACCGAACCGCAAGCAACGCCAGCTGAATTACCAGACTTATTGGAAAAAGGGGCGGCAAAAGTAAAGCTCACTACCACACAGGGTGATATTGTCATTCGACTGTTTAAAGACACGCCTTACACTTCAGCTAACTTTCTTCGCTTAGCCGAAAGTGGCTTTTATGAAAACACTTATTTCCATCGGGTTATTCCCAACTTTGTAGCGCAGGGTGGTAGTCAACTGGGTGATGGCTCTGGTAGTGTCGGCTACAGCATTCGCGAAGAACTTAATCAACGCTCACACCTGAAAGGAACCATCGGTATGGCAACCGCTGGCAAAGATACCGGTGGCGCACAATTCTTCTTTAATCTTGCTCCGAATTTACACCTTGATAGCAACTACACCGTATTTGCTGAAGTGGTCGAAGGAATGGACATTGTGATGTCACTTGAGCAGAATGACCAAATTCTTAAAGCGGAAATCATTAAATAA
- the ettA gene encoding energy-dependent translational throttle protein EttA, whose amino-acid sequence MAQYIYTMNRVGKIVPPNKTILKDISLSFFPGAKIGVLGLNGSGKSTLLRIMAGVDTDIEGEARPQSGIKIGYLPQEPQLDDSKTVLEIVEESVTHVKEALAELDQVYAAYADADADFDALAKRQGELEAIIQAADGHNLDNTLERAAEALRLPPWDAGVKNLSGGERRRVAMCRLLLEHPDMLLLDEPTNHLDAESVAWLERFLVDYKGTVVAITHDRYFLDNAAGWILELDRGHGIPWEGNYSSWLEQKSARLEIEEKQEQSRQKTMKEELEWVRSNTKGRQAKSKARMARFEELSSKEFQQRNETKELYIPPGPRLGTQVITAKGLTKAYGDKLLYNDLNFNLPQGGIVGVIGPNGAGKSTMFKLITGEETPDSGELKVGETVELSYVDQSRDSLDDSKTVWEEISDGLDLITVGNYTTPSRAYVGRFNFKGTDQQKRIGQLSGGERNRVHLAKLLKSGGNVLLLDEPTNDLDVETLRALEDALLAFPGCAVVISHDRWFLDRVATHILAFEGDSETVWFEGNYQEYEADRKRRLGAEADQPHRIKYRKITK is encoded by the coding sequence ATGGCTCAATATATTTATACAATGAATCGCGTGGGCAAAATTGTCCCGCCGAATAAAACTATTCTAAAAGATATTTCCCTATCATTCTTCCCTGGCGCCAAAATTGGTGTTTTAGGTCTTAATGGCTCAGGTAAATCGACTTTATTACGAATCATGGCTGGTGTCGACACCGATATCGAAGGTGAAGCGCGTCCACAATCCGGCATTAAAATCGGTTACCTGCCACAGGAACCACAGCTGGACGACAGCAAGACGGTTCTTGAAATCGTTGAAGAATCGGTAACTCACGTTAAAGAAGCCTTGGCAGAACTGGATCAGGTCTACGCGGCCTATGCCGACGCCGATGCTGACTTTGATGCGTTGGCCAAACGCCAGGGTGAGCTAGAAGCTATTATCCAAGCAGCCGACGGTCATAATCTTGATAACACACTTGAGCGAGCGGCAGAAGCACTTCGCCTCCCCCCTTGGGACGCTGGAGTGAAAAACCTGTCGGGTGGTGAACGTCGTCGTGTCGCCATGTGCCGTTTGCTTCTTGAGCATCCTGATATGTTATTGCTGGATGAGCCTACCAACCACCTAGATGCCGAATCAGTAGCCTGGCTTGAGCGCTTCCTGGTTGATTATAAAGGCACCGTGGTCGCGATTACCCACGACCGTTATTTCCTTGATAACGCCGCCGGTTGGATTCTGGAACTGGATCGTGGCCATGGTATTCCATGGGAAGGCAACTATTCGTCATGGCTTGAGCAAAAGTCTGCGCGATTAGAGATTGAAGAGAAGCAAGAACAATCTCGCCAGAAAACCATGAAGGAAGAGTTGGAATGGGTTCGCTCGAATACCAAAGGCCGTCAGGCTAAGTCAAAAGCTCGTATGGCACGCTTTGAAGAACTCTCCAGCAAAGAATTCCAGCAGCGTAACGAAACCAAAGAATTGTATATTCCGCCTGGCCCACGTCTTGGTACGCAAGTTATTACCGCCAAAGGCCTGACTAAAGCTTATGGCGACAAATTGCTTTATAACGATCTCAACTTCAACCTGCCGCAAGGTGGCATTGTTGGTGTGATCGGTCCAAACGGCGCGGGTAAATCCACCATGTTTAAACTGATTACGGGTGAAGAAACGCCAGATTCAGGCGAGCTGAAGGTGGGTGAAACCGTTGAACTGTCCTATGTTGACCAGAGTCGTGACTCGTTGGACGACAGTAAAACCGTATGGGAAGAAATTTCCGACGGCTTGGATCTGATTACCGTCGGCAACTACACCACGCCATCGCGCGCTTATGTTGGTCGTTTTAATTTCAAAGGAACCGATCAACAAAAACGCATCGGTCAATTGTCAGGCGGTGAACGTAACCGCGTCCACCTGGCCAAGCTTCTCAAAAGTGGCGGCAACGTGCTGTTACTGGATGAGCCGACCAACGACTTGGACGTAGAAACCTTACGTGCATTAGAAGATGCATTACTGGCCTTCCCAGGCTGCGCGGTAGTGATTTCGCACGACCGTTGGTTCCTCGACCGTGTAGCCACGCATATTCTTGCTTTTGAAGGCGACAGTGAAACCGTCTGGTTCGAAGGAAACTACCAAGAATACGAAGCCGATCGCAAACGTCGCCTTGGCGCCGAAGCCGATCAACCGCACCGTATTAAATATCGTAAGATTACCAAATAA